The sequence below is a genomic window from Humulus lupulus chromosome 3, drHumLupu1.1, whole genome shotgun sequence.
attaGAATTCTATTCTAATCAGGTATGTAATCCAGCGCGAACTCTTTGAATTACTTCATTTCCATTAAAGGGTTCGGGTTCGCACTGGATTAAACGAAGTTTTCGTATATACACTTATGTTGTCCtatgtttattttgtatttgtCAGATCCTTTTTTCAATTAGAAAATAAACCATAACTATGCAACCCTATTCCTAATAAATTAACCCCAAAATAGCATACCCAAATTATAAGAAAGCCTATCGAGGCTACAATTGCGGAATTTACACTTTCAAAAATTTTACTTGCCCTTTAGTAGATCGTGAGTGGGTCTGTCATCCTCCTCATTATAGTTCTCCTAAAATCAATAGCATTTCGTCGGAATACATCCTGTCTTTTCACCTTAGTAGTCCTATCCATAGTCAGTACTATAGCCCCAATCATGGCTACTAATAAAATAAGACTAGGAACCAAAAACCAGACGAAATAGTAGGTGTAAAGTAAATTGCCCAATGTTTCCAAACTAGTCCAACTTTGTACCTTTCCGGCATAAACGGTATATCTCAGAGAGGTCGTATTTCTTTGGGTTGGTAGTAATGGAATGGTTTCATTATCTAAAATGAAGAACATTTCCCACCAAAAGATCAGTCCAATAATACCACTCACTGGTAAATAGCGCAATACTTCTTCGTGAATCTCCGCTATTTGAATATGGAACATCATAACAACGAAAAGGAATGAAACGGCTATAGCGCCTATATGAACTATTGGGAACATCATAGCGAAGAAGTCGAGACCTAACAAAATATGTAAACCTGAAGTGTCGTGAAAGACTGGAATGGGAAACAAAACGGAATGTACCGGATTTTTAGCACGTGCAACCATCAAACCAGAGACCAAAGCTGGGCTCGACAAAACTAAAAGTATCATGGTACGCCGTCCTTCCCTGAAATGGAACTTTCATGCTGGAGCAAGAACTAGCATGAAAGTCGATCTATTACGACCATCGCGATTGTTcgtatttcattttatttttccaaGCCAAGCCCTTCTTAGAAAGCACTCACTGAGTTACTTACAGAATCTATAATAAGGATCACCGGTGGCCCGACCGACGCTGATCCCGAAACAAAGATAGTTCGGCTCTCTTTTTTTCGGTCATTTAGAAGAAAAATTACGTGAAGACGACGAGAGATGCCGCCTGCTCTTTCCATTCCTTCTCTTTCGGCGTGGAGCACTCCTGTTTGTTCCTTTCTAATAAAAGCTTGGTACGCGTTCTGAGCGAGCCTTCACGTGACGTGAACGGTACCTATGAAGTGGAATCTGTTTGTCTTGTCTTCCACCTCATAAGGGACTCAAAATCTCCACTGCTATTGTCAAGCTTGGACATACTTAACTTAACACTGACCAAATTGAGACCGTGGCCACACCTTGATAAAAAGCGCGGCGCCAATAAAGCTGTGAGATATTATTTGTAAAATGGCTCCATTGAGTCCTGTATCGCTTATAGAACTAAGTCCGATAATTATGAAACCCATATGAGATACAAAGGAATAAGCTATTCTTTTTTTAAATTACGTTGCCCCAGAGATGTTAAAGCTGCATAGATTATTTGAATTGTGCCGACTATGATTAACCAAGGAGAAAATATAGAATGGGCGTGGGGTAATAATTCCATATTGAATGGAACTAATCCATACGCCCCCATCTTTAATAAGATTCCAGCTAGAAGCATACAAGTATTGTAATGTGCCTCTCCATGAGTGTCCGGTAACCATGTATGTAAGGGTATAATCGGCGATTTGACAGCAAAAGCAATAAAAAATCCAATATAGAATAGCATTTCGAGTGCTATAGGATACGATTGATTAGCTGATGTTTCAAAATTTAATGTTGGTTCATTAGAACCATATAAACAAACACCTAGAATTCCCATTAATAAAAAAGTGGAACTTCCTGCAGTATACAAAATAAATTTTGTAGCTGAATACAAACGTTTTTTTCCTCCCCACATAGATAGAAGTAGATAAGCTGGAATTAATTCTAATTCCCACATGATGAAAAAAAGTAAAAGGTCTTGAGAAGAAAATGGTCCTATTTGACCGCTATACATTGCTAACATCAGAAAATGGAATAATCAGCACTCTCGAGTAACTGGCCGAGTCGCTAGGGTAGCTAAAGTCGTGATAAACCCCGTCAACAAAATGGGTCCTATAGAAAttccatctattcccaacctccaagaaatatttaaaaaatcgATCCATTTATAGTCCTCTGTGAGTTGGATTAATGGATCGTCCAATTGGAAATAATAACCGAATGCATAGGTTATTAGAAGGAGTTCTATTATACATATACAAAGAGTATACCACCTAATTACCTTATTTCCTCTAtgggaaagaaagaaaattagGGAACCTGCAAATATTGGAAAAACTACAATTATCGTTAACCAAGGAAAATAATTCATGGTAAAAACAAGATACACTTGGACCAGAAAAATAGACTAGAAAAACCCGTTCTCAAAAAGATATATTATTTTGAGTGCGGGTTTTTGTcgataaaagtaaaaaaaaaaatgggaatTGTATTCAAGCAAGTAGGGTCTTTTTGAACGTAATAATAAGCTAGACCCATGCTTTGAGTTGTTTCATGCCACAAATAAACTCGAACACTCAAGAAATCTGTCGAGCAGGCGGATTCACATCTCTTACAACCCACACAGTCCTCTGTTCTTGGAGCAGAAGCAATTTTCTTAGCTTTAGACCCATCCCAAGGTATCATTTCTAATACATCTGTGGGGCAGGCTCGGACACATTGAGTACACCCTATACATGTATCATAAATCTTTACTGAATGTGACATTGGATTTATAATTGTTTTTAATCAGAAATTTTCGATCTAGTAAattttgattttgaaatgaatcatatataatgaatcaTATATTTAGATACCAGATGAATCAATGATTCAGATTTACCAGAATTATTCTAATCAATCTACTTCCAGATCGAGTCATGTGAGAGAGCTAAGATCCTTTGATTTCTTATATTTTCGCAAACATGATcatacattatgtatagtacacACAAATTAGAATTTAGGAATATTCTAATTTCTATGGTTAATACTACGTATCAATGCTACTACTTATTCAAAAAATTCGATTGGTTGATACGAGTTGATTTTCTGTTTCGATAAATTGACGAAACAATAGCTGGTCCAGTAGCTGCTTCAACCACTGCAATGGCTATAACAAAAATGGAGAAAATATTTCCTTTTAATTGGCGACTATCGAAACAATACGAAAATGTTACGAAATTCATATTAACTGCATTCAGTATAAGTTCAAGACACATAAGAGCTCTAACCATATTTCAGCTAGTGATAAATCCATAGATACCGATAGAAAATATGTAGGCACTCAAAACAAGTACATGTTCGAGCATCATTGACCAACTCCTTAATCAATTTCAATTCATTTCAATAGACTATGACCAAGAATGCAAGGGATTCGATTGAATAGAATATAAAAAGTATGGAACAAAGAAATATATTGGTAATAGATCAAATAAAAAATTTCGATTTTAGACAtattgaaggaaaaaaaatgaaagggATAACAAATAAATGTGATAACATGGAATTACGTTTCATTTTGATTATTGTTGCTAATTTTAGAGATTTTTTACTGGCGCGCCACGACAATTGGCCCTATCAAAGCAGCTAAAAGAATTATTGAAATGAATTCAAATGGAAGAAAAAATTATGTTACAATAATAGCTCAATAGCATCCACGATAGCATAATGTTATTGATCCAACCCgaaaatgtatttaataatatgctattaatattattattaattcaataatattattattattctttaactgatattattgttataatatgtatttaatattAAAGAATATCCATAATAATATGTATGAACAATATTACACCCAGACGAATATGCTCTGGGACGGAAGGATTTGAACCTCCGAATAGCGGGACCAAAACCCGTTGCCTTACCACTTGGCCACGCCCATTTTTATTTGACACTAATAAAGACTAATAGTAATCTTGATTGTTCGTCAACTCCAgcctaaatataaaaaaaattattgatagaATTTTGCTATATGTAGATATTGGATTAAACTGATGAATTTATTGATCATTACATCTAATTCAATTAAGATATTGTATGAAAGTATGATTTATTTGATTCACTTTTAATTTGAGAATTGAAGGGGTTTTGATTGGGCAACTTCAAATCAAAGAAGGTTTTTTGGTATAgctaatttaatttctttttattcaGCTTGCCTTATATCAACAATTCGCCTTATTAATAACTCAatcaaaataaatacaattaccCTCAAGAATAAAATGTTTGTTATGCTTAACATATTTAGTTTGATCTGTATCTATCTTAATTCTGCCCTTTCTTGAAGTAGTTTTTTCATCGCCAAATTGCTCGAGGCTTACACTTTTTTAAATCCAATCATGGATTTTATGCCAGTAATCCCTCTTCTATTTTTTCTATTAGCTTTTGTTTGGCAAGCCGCTGTAAGTTTTCGCTAAGATTTTTAATACTGTGCTTGACAAATTCATCGTttatttgaaaacaaaaaaattatagataTGATAAGATCAGACTGGTATAGCTGTAATAAATTGGGAACACCCCCATTTCACTTCCTTATTCTGGTCTTTTTCCATTGCAAGACCTCTTGAAGTCTTCCACAATGTCTGATTGTGGGTATGAAAGAAAAAATTTGGTAATGAACAAAAACTCCACTTTGTATTAAAAAGTATTTTAAAAAACTTTTTTGAAAATTCTTTTCTATTTCTAGTCTTAATTGGtatcaaaataaaaatagaaaaaagtaGGGTATGCGGTATAAAATACAAATAGAGAATCTATTctcttttttcctaaaaaaaagaATCTTGGAGATTGTTTAATGCTTACTCTAAAACTATTTGTTTACACGGTAGTAATATTCTTTGTCTCTCTATTCATCTTTGGATTCCTATCTAATGATCCGGGGCATAATTCTGGACGTgaagaataaaaaataaagagggttttttgttttttttgcttGATTTTAAAAAGTTCTCAGTAGGATTTTAGATATTTCCAATTTTTAACTATAACTAtagaaaataactaaaaaaaggAACTCGCGAAAAATTCGAAAGGAAATACAAAGTTATTGACGAAAACGAAAAGAGAGGGATTCGAACCCTCGGTACGAAAAATTCATACAATGGATTAGCAATCCGACGCTTTCGTCCACTCAGCCATCTCTCCCCCAATTGAAAAAGATATATACATAATAAGAAGGGTTTTTTTCAAGCCTTATTTTGTTTTGGCTTATGGAACATAGTAattattcttatttattttttcaatatagaaatataactatataaaaaacaataatataaaaataagaattaagaaataaaatacaaaaaaatacctcttttctttgatttttttccAAAGAAACCTTATTATTTCCACGTCTTGGCCTGGTCAATACCTAGCTGGGCCGGGCATCTTTTATTCCAACAAAAACAAAtcgaattttaattatttattaaaaattaaatttgaaaacaCAAATgcttattattatattaaatattaaaacaatCATAAGAAAGACTGTTTTGATTCCTTTGATATATAATCAAAATGTCATTTCTTAGGTTTatttttaaacactattttgagTTGCTTTGATTTACTTTATAATACACCGACACcttttttattatattgttttgattatatttctttttttattaaaatttttataataataaaaaagaaataaaaaattaagaaaaaataaagaaccatAAATTCTTGAACAATGCATTTTTATGTTACGGCTTAAATAATTTTGTCAAGTCATATCCATATCCATCAAAAACCGCTAGCAACAGACTtggtttttagttatttaaatgaGTCCGCGTTTCTTAATCTCATTAAGTCCTCTCGGTACCGCTCTAATTTTCATGATTCTTTTTTTATCCTATCTTTTGATTACGCCTGAGTTGCTTGTTCGACAAAAAGTCCCTTTATATACAATAATGGGATTGTAGCGGGTAAAAGTGTGATTCGTTCTATTAACCCCTTATATAGTTAAGGGGTCCCTTGGTTTGATGAATATTCCATTCTGATCAAAAACTTTATCTTGTAAAAAAGATTTAACcattttcctctcaatgaaaaaTTCGAGGAAAAATATACATTGTCGTGATTTGTATCCAAGAGTCAATTACAAATTGAAAAATTAGATTGTGGAATTAcgaaacataaatttaaaaaattggaTCAATACTTCCAACTTAATGAGTATGAGTAAGGAATCCATGGATAAAGATAGAAAGTTTATTTCTAACCGTAACTAaatcttccttttttttttgttatagggAAAATTGAAGCAAAATAGCTATTAAACAATGACTTTGGTTTACTAGAGACATCGACAAATTTTTTAGCTCGGTAGAAACAAAATGCTTTTCCTAAGGATTCTTTAAAATAGAAATAGAGAACGAAGTAACAAGAAAAAGTGTTAGAATCCCCTTCTTTTCTATAAGGATCGTGTAGAAAGCAGGCCGTTTTAATGCATTCATACAGAAAAGCTGGCATAGATGTTAtaggttgattttttttttatttcattcatATCTTACATTCGGAAATTTATTCATATTCCATAAAGGAGCCGAATGAAATCAAAGTTTCACGTTCGGTTTTGAATTAGAGACGTTAAGTAAAACTGATGAATCAACGTCGACTATAACCCCTAGCCTTCCAAGCTAACGATGCGGGTTCGATTGCCGCTACCCGCTTGTGCTTACTTGATTTCTTATCTCTAATCAATATTCCTAACAATCTCTCTATTTTTATATTAGAAAATTCTTTCtattttaaaactaaatattaaattcaattgaaataatattgaattttttcatttgaataaaaattttcaaattaaagtATAATAAATACTATTATTCGAAAATTTAGAAAATAATCTTATTTAATAATTCGAATATAATTAATGTAATTCATTTGCATTATTAAAATGCAAAGTGAATACCCAACTCCCGGCCCTGTCCTATATTCGTTTTTTAcgaatattaaaaataaaaaataaaattgaaatgaAAAGCGTCCATTGTCTAATGGATAGGACAGAGGTCTTCTAAACCTTTAGTATAGGTTCAAATCCTATTGGACGCAATTTATTTCCATATGTATTTTCTATTTGATATTTCTATATCAAGAAAGATGTTTTGAATGGCTTAAATAAAAGATCCGCTTCTTATATACACTTCTTACTTAATATATACAGATTTACGGATTTAAAAAGATCAATTTATTTAGACTTGTTCTTGAAGGAGAAAATGCTCCATCTGTTCTTGAATAGCTTGTTTCAAAAGGGCTTCTGCTTCTTCAGTAAATGTCTTGGTAGAAGATATGATTTCTTGGAATTGAggtttattcttttttaaataattcCGTAACTCAAGCAAAAATTTCCTTACCTGTCCAATTTCTAATGAATCAAGATAATCGTTCGTTCCGGTATAAATAGTGATTATATGTTCTTCCACCGCAAGGGGGGCCAATTGAGATTGTTTGAGTAATTCACGTAATCGTTGACCTCTTGCCAATTGATTCTGAGTAGCTTTATCGAGATCAGAGGCAAATTGTGCAAAGGCTTCTAATTCTGCGAATTGTGccaattctaattttaatttgcCGGTTACCTGTTTCATGGCCTTAATTTGAGTCGCGGATCCTACTCTGGAAACCGAAATGCCTACATTAATAGTAGGGCAGATTCCAGAATTGAACAGATCAGCGGATAAGAATATATGTCCATCTGTAATCAAAATTACATTAGTAGGAATATAAGCTTAAACATCTCCCGATTGGGTCTCAACTATTGGTAAAGCAATCATACTTCCTTCACCTAAACTAGAACTTGATTTAGCAGCTCTTTCCAAAAGGCGttaatgcaaataaataaaatctCCGGGATAAGCTTCGCGGCCCGGTGGTCTTCGTAATAAAAGAGACATTTGGCGATAAGCCTGTGCTTGTTTGGAGGGATTGTCATAAATGATTGAAGTGTGTTGTTCACGGTACATAAAATATTCAGCAAGAGTTGCTCCTGTGTAAGGAGCGAGGTATTGTAATGTGGCCGGAGAATCCGCCATTTTAACTACCATAATAGTGTATTCCATAGCTCCCCTTTCCTGTAAAGCAGTCACCACCTGAGCCACAGAAGATGCTTTTTGACCAATAACTACATAAACACATATTACATTTTGCCCTTGTTGATTGAGAATCGTATCTGTAGCTACTGCTCTTTTCCCAGTCTGTCTGTCCCCAATAATTAATTCTCGCTGACCACGTCCTATAGGTATCATAGAATCAATAGCAATAAGTCATGTTTGAAGAGGGTCATATACGGAACGTCTCGAAATAATACCCGGAGTAGGAGATTCAATTAAACGAGATTCAGAAGCTGAAATTTCACCTTGACCATCAATAGGTTTAGCCAGGGCATTTATAACATGACCCAAAAAAGCCTCACTTACCGGTATCTGAGCAATTCGTCCTGTTGCTTTTACAGAAATCCCTTCTTGTATCAGCAAACCATCACCCATTAATACAACACCGACATTATTTGATTCCAAATTCAGAGCAATGCCTATGGTACCTTCTTCAAATTCTACTGATTCACCTGCCATTACTTCATCAAGACCATAAATACGAGCAATGCCATCGCCTACTTGAAGTACGGTACCGGTATTGAAAATCTTTACTTCTCTATTATATTGTTCAATACATTCACAGATAATATTACTAATTTCATCGGCTCGAATGGTTACCATGaatatttcttaattattttttttctttcaaaaaaaaaaaaatccttgcAGTAGAAGGACTAATCCGTTATTTCTTTCATCATTCCAAACATGTCAATATTAGTACTGATGGTACGTAAATGTAACTCGTTGTTCAAACAACTATTTAGAGTTCCTAGAGCTCCTTGTAAGACTTGTTGGAAAACCTGTTGTCGAACTTGGTTAATCGCTCTTGGTTGTTCAAAATGAATGGtttcatttttgtaatttttcaaTTATTCCAAAGTCTTAGAAGTTGAATTAATAAAATTCCATTTTTCTCGTTCTATCTCAGAATATCCATTCACTCGAAACAGATCCACTTCCTTTTCTACTTTTAGTAAGCGGGCCCGGGCTTTTTCCAGTTGTTCTAGGGCCCTCCCGCGTAGTTCTTCTGAATTTCGAATAGTCTTCAAGATCTTCTGTTTTCGATTATCTAATAAATCACTTAATGAAATTAGATTATCTTTCCATTCATTTCAAAACTTCCACGATCCCTTCCCAAACCAAACATGAATCTTTCGATTCATTTGGCTCTCGTGCTCAATTACTTCTGATACTTATCAGAAttcccaaaatattttttttaatgtaatgaGCTTGTCCTCTCTTCTCTAGTCATATTCGAATATAAAAATATTGAAACCGCTCACTAAtccaagaaaaaaaatattcGGAGGACTCTTCTGACCAAACAAATAATTGTCAACAAAgttgtttcttttttttcctaAAATCCAAAGAATTCCTCTTACTTTATGCATAGGTCATCCACTTAGCATTGGataaaaaaggggggggggggggttgaaatacacttttttttttcatttttttcaatcaaataaaAGGTTTAAATCCATTTTTTTATCGACATGAGTGTTTATATCGAAAAAAATCCCAACTCTTCGTTTTAAAACCATTTCTGGATTAACATGGTAGTAGAAAGAGTACCATGCTTGTATCAGGACTTCAAACGATTTAGCTTTAACCCTGTTAATGGTCCCACATTATTGGTTGATAGAGAATCAAAGTAGATTTACCAATGAATCACGAAATGCTATAGTTCTTAAATATGATTTCTTAATTTATTCAGAAGTAATTCGTGGAATCATGCACCCATTCTTTCCTACTTAATACCAAAAAATAAAGTACAGTTGGTTGGATCCAACCTATTCTTGAAATAAACAACTCGCACACACTCCCTTTCCAAAAAAAATCAATACGCCAAGCACTACACTTAGATTTATTGGATTTGTTGCTAAAATATCGATATTAAACCCAAAACTTTCGGCGGATGGCCAATAACCCAAGGAAAGGAAAGGATCAGTTATATTTTTCATATGGTCTCCTCTTTCTTATAGATAGAATTATtattagatagaataattatctctcttttatttatttattctattatttttatattttaaaataccactaaataaagaaataataaatagatATAGATTTTTCTTTGTAAGATTAAACAAAAAGATTCTCAAATAAAAGTGCTAATGCCACAACCAGTCCATAAATTGTTAAAGCTTCCATAAAAGCCAGACTAAGCAATAAAGTACCTCGTATTTTTCCCTCTGCCTCTGGTTGTCTCGCAATCCCTTCCACAGCTTGTCCCGCTGCAGTACCTTGACCAACTCCAGGTCCAATAGAAGCAAGCCCTACGGCCAATCCAGAGCGGCAGAAATCAGTGGATTCATGATAAGTTCCTCGCACCAaaacaaaaagataaagaaatagtTAATGATACAATCAACCAATGAATTATGACTTACTTAATTCCATCGCTCAAATTTATTCAGTTTAAAGTAAATAAGAACCCGGaattgaaattaaataaaataataatattcatGAATTATCATAACTACTTCGATATCTCATTTTTTTTAGTTCCTATCCATGTAATTTTGTGAATCCGTACCACTTTTGTTCTTCcatctctttctttttttcttttcttcggAATCATTCTTTGAATTCTTTGTTCTTTAATTCGTGATTTAACTTCATTAAATATTTAACTCAAAATTACAGATGAAAGAGAAAGACTTTCGTCGGAATTCCTAGACAACACTATCGGAATTCCTAGACAACACTAGTAGTACAAATTAGATATATTTTTAGTTCATATATACCTAGTTAATATCTAATATCACATATACATGTCTTTCCCCTATAACGTAAACCAACTATTCGTATCTCAGATTCATTCGAATTCTATTCTAGAATAATTCTTTGAAACATCCACAAAAATTGTCTTATAGCGAGTAGATTACATACACCTAGTTCGATCCCCCCCTCCTTCCCTAAAAAATCcccttttgtttcttttttttttttataaatttcctTTTTTGTAAACCACTGTCTTCCCTAAGCCTAAGTGGATTCCCTTGTGACGCGTATACATTGTGTCAGGCTAAGCTAAAAAAAAGACTATGGCGAAAACTAATCAATGGTGACCTTCAATGGATTCTCCTATATAAGCCGCAGCTAAAGTTGCAAAAATAAGAGCTTGAATACCACTTGTAAATAATCCAAGGAACATGACAGGTATAGGAACCACTAAAGGTACTAAAGAAACAAGAACAACAACTACTAATTCATCAACTAATATATTTCCGAAAAGTCGAAAACTAAGCGATAAGGGTTTTGTGAAATCTTCTAAGATGTTAATGGGTAAAAGCATTGGAGTTGGTTGAATgtatttaccaaaataccccaaTCCTTTTTTGCTAAGGCCCGCATAGAAATATGCTACTGACGTGAGTAAAGCTAAAGCAACGGTAGTATTTATATCATTTGTAGGTGTGGCTAACTCACCATGAGGTAACTGTATGATTTTCCAAGGTAAAAGAGCCCCAGACAAATtcgaaacaaaaataaataaaaacagagTTCCAATAAATGGAACCCATGGACCATATTCTTCTCCAATCTGAGTTTTGCTCACGTCTCGAATGAATTCAAGAAcatattcaaaaaaaattctgaCCATCCGTAGGAATGGTTTGTGGATTATGAACAGCTAGAATGGCTGAACCTAATAAGATAGCAATTACAACCCAAGAAGTAATAAGTACTTGGGCATGGACTTGAAAACCTCCTATTTGCCAATAGAAATGCTGGCCTACTTCCACACCGGATATATCGTATAACACTTTTAGTGTGTTGATGGAACATAATAAAAAATTCATATTACCCTCTGAaagaaataaaactttaaaagaaattATTTTGATTCACCCAGCTCTTTTTTGACTCGCCCATAGGAATCCTCTATTTTGAATATCAACTAATCACATCAAAGCCTCAGTTATTTTAATCTCTTTTGTGCGATTCAGGAATAGTAACCGGTTCAATAAATCTATATTCTATGGAGTTCCCAAAATAATTTCCTTATCTTATTATTAATCAAGAATTTCGTATATAGCTAGAACTACCCTCACAAATCACAAATACTAATTTGTTAAGAATTAATCGAATTGAAGCTATAGCGTCATCATTCGCTAGAATCGAAATATCTGCTAAATCCGAGTCACAATTTGTATCGATTAAACAAATCGTTGGAATTCCCAAAGTGATACATTCTCAAAGAGCCGCATATTATTCTTGTTGATCAACGATTATTACAATATCAGGTAACCCCATCATATATTTAATCCCACCTAAATATGTTTGCAAGTGAGATAGTTGTCTCTTCAACACAGCCGCATCTCTTTTCGGAAGACGGTTGAGTCTGCCCGTCTTTTGTTCCGTTCTCAAGTCTCTGAACTTATGAAGTCTCATTTCTGTAGTATACCAATTCGTTAACATACCACCAAGCCATTTTTTATTAACATAATGACACTGAGCCTTTATTGCTGCCCCTGCTATTGAATCAGCTGCTTTATTTTTGGTACCAACAATTAAGAACTGTTTTCCCCTACTTGCTGCATCAAAAACTAAATCACAAGCTTCTGATAAAAATCGAGTTATTCTAGTAAGATTTATAATATGAATACCTTTACGCT
It includes:
- the LOC133823296 gene encoding NADH-ubiquinone oxidoreductase chain 6, with the protein product MILLVLSSPALVSGLMVARAKNPVHSVLFPIPVFHDTSGLHILLGLDFFAMMFPIVHIGAIAVSFLFVVMMFHIQIAEIHEEVLRYLPVSGIIGLIFWWEMFFILDNETIPLLPTQRNTTSLRYTVYAGKVQSWTSLETLGNLLYTYYFVWFLVPSLILLVAMIGAIVLTMDRTTKVKRQDVFRRNAIDFRRTIMRRMTDPLTIY